A DNA window from Engystomops pustulosus chromosome 6, aEngPut4.maternal, whole genome shotgun sequence contains the following coding sequences:
- the LOC140065764 gene encoding nicotinamide N-methyltransferase-like isoform X2, with product MDCSGRKHYHIHGFDSRQHLENFVSDKPEMVFAEDSLVFPIQRLVKTFSLVLKIHDRCILELKRWVDRRTGAFHWGHIAQLHAEIEGKSDQLEDREGKVRFALQHILKCDLERDKVTEPIDLPPADCIISFALLDHICKNQDDYFKNIKKFSRLLKPGGHIIIYGGLGTTYMTIGKDKLHMFTYDEDFVRKALVGEGFVIDSCEIKKRTLESDLTDYKAVMFIVAHKYC from the exons ATGGATTGCAGTGGCCGTAAGCATTATCATATACATGGCTTTGATTCCAGACAACATCTAGAGAATTTTGTATCAGATAAACCTGAAATGGTCTTTGCTGAAGATTCCTTGGTATTTCCTATTCAACGTTTAGTAAAAACTTTCTCATTGG TTCTCAAGATCCATGACCGATGCATCCTGGAGctgaagagatgggtggacagaCGTACAGGAGCATTTCACTGGGGACATATCGCACAACTTCATGCAGAGATAGAAGGAAAAAG TGACCAGTTAGAAGACAGAGAAGGAAAAGTGAGATTCGCGTTGcagcatattttaaaatgtgacCTTGAGAGAGATAAAGTTACAGAACCAATAGATTTACCACCCGCCGATTGTATCATCAGTTTTGCCCTTTTAGACCATATCTGTAAAAACCAAGatgattattttaaaaatattaaaaagttctCAAGGTTACTAAAGCCTGGAGGACAcattataatatatggtggccTAGGTACAACATATATGACAATTGGAAAGGATAAGCTCCATATGTTTACATATgatgaggattttgtcaggaaagCTCTAGTTGGAGAGGGTTTTGTTATTGATTCCTGTGAGATAAAAAAGAGAACATTGGAGAGTGACCTCACTGACTATAAGGCGGTCATGTTCATTGTAGCTCACAAGTATTGTTGA
- the LOC140065764 gene encoding nicotinamide N-methyltransferase-like isoform X1, which translates to MDCSGRKHYHIHGFDSRQHLENFVSDKPEMVFAEDSLVFPIQRLVKTFSLGHIKGDILIDLTPGSVIHHLYSACDYFKHIIVLKIHDRCILELKRWVDRRTGAFHWGHIAQLHAEIEGKSDQLEDREGKVRFALQHILKCDLERDKVTEPIDLPPADCIISFALLDHICKNQDDYFKNIKKFSRLLKPGGHIIIYGGLGTTYMTIGKDKLHMFTYDEDFVRKALVGEGFVIDSCEIKKRTLESDLTDYKAVMFIVAHKYC; encoded by the exons ATGGATTGCAGTGGCCGTAAGCATTATCATATACATGGCTTTGATTCCAGACAACATCTAGAGAATTTTGTATCAGATAAACCTGAAATGGTCTTTGCTGAAGATTCCTTGGTATTTCCTATTCAACGTTTAGTAAAAACTTTCTCATTGG GTCATATTAAAGGAGATATCTTGATTGACCTAACTCCCGGTTCTGTTATTCATCATCTGTACTCAGCCTGTGATTATTTCAAACACATCATAGTTCTCAAGATCCATGACCGATGCATCCTGGAGctgaagagatgggtggacagaCGTACAGGAGCATTTCACTGGGGACATATCGCACAACTTCATGCAGAGATAGAAGGAAAAAG TGACCAGTTAGAAGACAGAGAAGGAAAAGTGAGATTCGCGTTGcagcatattttaaaatgtgacCTTGAGAGAGATAAAGTTACAGAACCAATAGATTTACCACCCGCCGATTGTATCATCAGTTTTGCCCTTTTAGACCATATCTGTAAAAACCAAGatgattattttaaaaatattaaaaagttctCAAGGTTACTAAAGCCTGGAGGACAcattataatatatggtggccTAGGTACAACATATATGACAATTGGAAAGGATAAGCTCCATATGTTTACATATgatgaggattttgtcaggaaagCTCTAGTTGGAGAGGGTTTTGTTATTGATTCCTGTGAGATAAAAAAGAGAACATTGGAGAGTGACCTCACTGACTATAAGGCGGTCATGTTCATTGTAGCTCACAAGTATTGTTGA
- the LOC140065765 gene encoding nicotinamide N-methyltransferase-like — MDSSSKKLYHVHGFDSRKHLDDYFSDRPDVVVAEDSLVFPIKNLTKTFTQGHLKGDILIDLSSSSFIHHLYAACEFFKHIIVLKVNDRCILELKRWVDTRTGAFDWCHAAQLHVDIEGKSDQLEDKEGKVRSALQHVIKCNLEKENMTEPIDLPPADCIITALLLDHICKEQDDYIKYIRKFSKLLKPGGHMIIFGSLGTTYITIGKDKIHVFTYDEDLVRKALAGEGFVIDSFEIKKRTVESDLIDHKAVFFVVAHKKK, encoded by the exons ATGGATTCCAGCTCCAAGAAGCTCTACCATGTTCATGGCTTTGATTCCAGGAAACATCTAGATGACTATTTTTCGGACAGACCTGATGTGGTTGTTGCAGAAGATTCCTTGGTATTTCCCATTAAAAATCTTACAAAGACTTTCACACAGG GTCATCTTAAAGGAGATATCTTAATTGACCTAAGTTCTAGTTCCTTTATTCATCATCTGTATGCAGCCTGCGAGTTTTTCAAACACATCATAGTCCTGAAGGTAAATGACAGATGCATCCTGGAGctgaagagatgggtggacactcGTACAGGAGCATTCGACTGGTGTCATGCTGCGCAACTTCATGTAGACAttgaaggaaaaag TGATCAGTTAGAAGACAAAGAAGGAAAAGTGCGATCAGCGCTGCAACACGTTATAAAATGTAACCTGGAGAAAGAAAATATGACGGAGCCAATAGATTTACCTCCAGCCGATTGTATCATCACTGCTTTGCTTCTAGACCATATATGTAAAGAACAAGATGATTACATTAAATATATCAGAAAGTTCTCAAAGTTGCTAAAACCTGGAGGACACATGATAATATTTGGGAGTTTAGGTACAACTTATATAACAATTGGAAAAGACAAGATCCATGTTTTCACATATGATGAAGACCTTGTCAGGAAAGCTCTAGCTGGAGAGGGTTTTGTTATAGATTCCTTTGAGATAAAAAAGAGAACAGTTGAGAGTGACCTCATTGACCATAAGGCAGTCTTTTTTGTTGTAGCTCACAAGAAAAAGTAG